The segment ACATCGTTTCAAGATAGAACTGCTCCAAGTTGCTTGATTGAGAGGATGGATTCCCCTGCCTGTAGGTGTTGACATGGGTTGAAGGGGATCTGTTCTTTTCCGGTTTGGGTCATTCTGATATAATGGTCATACTGTAGTGGTCTGACCACCGGTGTGATCGGATACCAAAGGAGTTGAAAGGATTGTCCTCTTTACGAGAAGAATCACTGAAGCTGCACCGTGAACAACAGGGGAAGTTGACGGTTCGTTCCAAAGTGTCCGTCAAAAATGCGGATGATCTCAGTTTAGCTTATTCGCCGGGTGTGGCAGAACCCTGTAAGGAGATTCATACTAACCAGAGAAAAGTATATGACTATACCATGAAGGGAAATCTGGTTGCTGTTGTATCAGACGGAACAGCTGTGTTGGGATTGGGGAATATTGGCCCCCATGCCGCTATGCCCGTGATGGAGGGAAAGGCTGTTTTATTCAAAGCCTTTGCCGGGGTGGATGCTTTTCCTCTCTGTATTGACTCTTCGGAAGTGGATCGGATCGTGGACACGGTGAAACTCCTTGCCCCGACCTTCGGGGGAGTGAATCTGGAAGATATCGCCGCTCCCAAATGCTTTGTGATCGAAGAACGGCTGAAAAAGGAAGTGGATATTCCGGTTTTCCATGATGATCAGCATGGGACAGCGATTGTGACCTTGGCCGGATTGTTCAATGCCCTGAAAGTGGTGGATAAAAAATTAGAAGAAATTAAGGTGGTTGCCAACGGAGCAGGAGCGGCGGGTATCGCTATCACGAAACTCCTTCTCTCCCTGGGGGTTCAGGATGTGATCATGTGCGACAGCAAGGGTACGATTTACCAAGGTCGCCGTGAAGGCATGAACAGTGTGAAAGAGCGGATTGCCAATGCCACCAACCCGAGACGGGTACAAGGTGGTTTGGCGGATGCCATGAAGGGGGCGGATGTGTTTATCGGGGTCTCTGTTGAAGGGGCAGTCACCCAAGATATGATTCGTTCCATGAACCGGGACCCTGTCATTTTTGCCATGGCCAACCCGGTTCCCGAGATTATGCCGGAACTGGCTTATGAAGCGGGAGCCAAAGTGGTGGGGACGGGTCGATCCGATTTTCCCAACCAGGTAAACAATGTATTGGCATTTCCGGGTATTTTTCGTGGTGCGTTGGATGTACAAGCACGTAGCATCAATGAAGAGATGAAAATAGCCGCCGCCCGTGCTATTGCAGACTTAATCCCGGAAAATGAGCTGAATGCCAGGTATGTGATTCCGGCGCCCTTCCATTCGGGAGTGGCTCCCCGGGTAGCGGCTGAAGTGGCGAGGGCGGCGATGGAAACTGGCCAAGCCCGGATTCAGCTGGATCCGCAAGAGATTTATGAAAAAACACTTCAACTCACTCAA is part of the Kroppenstedtia pulmonis genome and harbors:
- a CDS encoding NAD(P)-dependent malic enzyme, translated to MSSLREESLKLHREQQGKLTVRSKVSVKNADDLSLAYSPGVAEPCKEIHTNQRKVYDYTMKGNLVAVVSDGTAVLGLGNIGPHAAMPVMEGKAVLFKAFAGVDAFPLCIDSSEVDRIVDTVKLLAPTFGGVNLEDIAAPKCFVIEERLKKEVDIPVFHDDQHGTAIVTLAGLFNALKVVDKKLEEIKVVANGAGAAGIAITKLLLSLGVQDVIMCDSKGTIYQGRREGMNSVKERIANATNPRRVQGGLADAMKGADVFIGVSVEGAVTQDMIRSMNRDPVIFAMANPVPEIMPELAYEAGAKVVGTGRSDFPNQVNNVLAFPGIFRGALDVQARSINEEMKIAAARAIADLIPENELNARYVIPAPFHSGVAPRVAAEVARAAMETGQARIQLDPQEIYEKTLQLTQFSGE